The genomic region ACTCTGAAGGGAAGACCAATACATTGGGGGACAGCATGAGAGGGACAGGACCCTGGATGGGGTGAGCAAGACAGAGGACAGCAAGTTCCTTTAGTTTTCTGGCTCTTATGTCCCCTCCTTTCATTCTTGGCTACTGCACAGTTTGCAGTTGCCCCCTCGGCAGGGTGTATAAGATATAGGCAGTTAGGTCAGGAGGCGCTAGTTTAAGGCCTCTCAGCTTTTTGCACCGCAAGTTCAAGCATCAGCtcacaggggatgctgggagatgtagttcaaggGCAGTTGGAGGGCAAACCATACTCGAAGTGCTTTGTGCAGCATACACTCTAGGTGGAACAGTGTAGCCAGTCTTCATATCAGCCATATTGAGTACTAGTGACCGCTTGCTTCATTAACTTCTCACATAGGACATATGTTCTCTGGATAAAACAACAGATGGATTAGTCTGTAGCAGAGGTGGTTTTTTTTAACACCTGGCAAGCTGGTCAATTTCCTAATGATTTCATCATTGATTAAAggttaatttatcaataaaaaaagacCTGCCTGCTTTATACTACTGAAGGTACAGCTGCACTATAATATCATAATTCCCAGTCTCCTTCTGTTGTGAAGGGGCCAGCAGCTTTGTAGAGGTGTTGAGTGAGTATGTATGAATGGACATTACATTGTAGCTATCTAAGGAGAGGAGAAAGTCATGTCTTTATACAGGGGAGTGATTTTAAAGGGAACTTTGATCCATTCTCTGCCACATTAGTCTTATCTATAATTTCTGCTCTACACAATTCTCTGgcactatgtaaataaaggcTTTGATATTTGATATAATGTGCTGTTCGGGTGTTATGACTAGTGTCTTGCACTGATTACCCATCATCCTGCAACCATGGGGAGGCAGACAGACATATCAACTGTTGTTTGATTGAAAATGTATAGATAAGCATTTGTACGTTTTCTCCTGTCACTGGTGTTGCTTAGACATAGGGAACAACACCATATGCCTGCAAGTAATTTCTTAGATCAAGTGGTTTATAGTGTTCCTTAGCCTATATATCCTGCACATTTTTGAAACTTTCTGTCGTGCAGTGTTGTTCCACTAGATATTGTCATTTGGTAATGTTCAATTTGCATGTTTAGTCTATAAGAAATGCAATTAAATGTGACCACACGTGTTCTTGTTTAATTGTTGTGTAGGGGCGCCGATTTTAACAGCTTAGTACATCGCTGGCTGTTGTCTTTGTGCCACTTAGGTACTTCCTTCCATGTCACATTAGTTGCAGTTCCTCATTAGAGATCAGCAAGTTAAGAAGCAAGTATTTCTTACTAgaaaagcctatgattaagggatacactcccgaaacgcgttgGGCATTGTACAGCTACCTGCCAATAAAGCGTtgcccagaagtgccgtccattcGTTTAGTTTGTTATATCTCTTACTAGCCTGTAGCCAGAGTAGTCAATATtaacaaatgaataaatatgcAACTGGGTCTATGTAGTGTAttaatacatgatttttagtacaaTGCATTGTTGATGGCTTAATTGCTTTTCTAACAGATTGGAGAAAACCATTAAAGAAATGGGAGGGAGGCACAGCTCCTTTCATTTCCATGGCCTTCTGAATCTGCATCCATGCATCAATTATTTCCCTTTGGGGGTTGGCAGTGGTTCAATTTGTGTTAGAATTAGCACCGCAATAGGTTTGATGTGGCATTATGAAAGACTGAATTCAAGtgacatatatgtttttttaatgtttttttgtggttgtGAGTGGGGGATGGTGTAGCAGGGAATATCGCTTGGTGCCTCACATAATAAAGTGTTTTGCATTCGGACATTTATCTGAaggtaaaatatgtttatattttcagGACTCTCCAATAGAGTATGATGTCCAGGCAGAAGGACAGATTTGTCAATGCTACTGAATGATGCATGCTTGCAAGAGTGTGGATATCTAAATAGCAAATACAAGTCTGAGTACCTGCATCTGGCTTAGCTGTTCCTTTTTTGATattcttttgtttccttttaattaCCAGCATTCTATGCAGACCACAgttcttaaaagggaactaaaagGTGGAATAATGCATTCAAGcgtttagttcctctttaaaccCTTTTAATACTAGTTTTATTTTTCTGAACAGTCTTCAACCAGCATTGCAGCAACCACAGTTGCATAGAAGCCTATTTCTCATGCATGCCAATATTTCTGTTAAAATGTTACATTAGGAACATGCAAAATTTTAACAGGATTATTGTTGTGTATCAGTTCAGTTCAAAAAGGGCTGTTTATACATAAGATATTATTTCTATAGGTATAGGGTTATTCAGAAATCTTGATATTGAATATACTGAAGTGAGGGATGTGCTACTTGTGATTACAAAAGCCAATAATACACAGTGTTGTGCAGAGTCAGCTTTGGTGGTTTGTGAGTCTGATTCTGAGTATTTTGGGTGACCTTTTTTAACTGTACTGGGTGTTGAAAGATACAACAAGAAGCTAGCATTTGGGGAAtttgaagaagcagaccctgtgactccTGGAGGGGCCAATGAGATATAGCGGTCCAGTGGGGTGACTAGTAAGTAGTTGCAATATTTGTTtaggaaaaatctttttttctaaaataattttgttgtggGGAACAGTAACTTACTGGTTATGTCTCTGAATACTGATATGGAATACTATGTCAAGGTATCTGTAATAGCGTCAGCATTATATAAACAAGGgtcatattttctgtttttacagcATCCGATTATGGTATGAAACTGCCTATTCTACGTTCCAACCCAGAAGACCAAGTCTTGTACCAGACTGAACGTTACAATGAGGACAGCTTTGGGTATGATATTCCCATTAAGGAGGAAGGAGAATATGTCCTAGTGCTGAAGTTTGCTGAGGTGTACTTTGCCCAGTCTCAGCAGAAGGTAAGCTTCTCACATTTCTTTGTCACCGCCTAGACTGTCTGCAAGTGTTTGTGCTTTATGGGAACCTGGCAGATGGTATGCTGCCAGTTGTAGCAAAATAATGTCCAATTGATGGATCAATTCCTCCCTTTTGTTGTTTTTAGGTATTTGATGTCCGTGTAAATGGCCATACTGTTGTGAAGGACTTGGATATTTTTGATCGTGTGGGACACAGCACAGCCCACGATGAGATCATTCCCATCAGCATCAAGAAGGGGAAGCTAAGTGTGCAGGGGGAGGTGTCGACATTTACAGGGAAACTCAGTGTGGAATTTGTAAaggtaatatatttttacatgtgaTGCAGTTTCATTTGAGCTCAAAGAGAGTTGTGTGACTGCACCTCCTTCCTGTTGCTCGAAACCAGAAGGCCAGTAATGCTCTGTGGCTAAGGTTCAGTCATTGTAACAGACCCTATCTGAAAAGAACAACAAATGACAGTAGGTTTAAATGTCATTTCCTTAATATTGAAAGCCATAAGAAAACTAATTAAGTACCCACAAAAAGTAAGATGCACAGTTTAAAAGGggatcatttggaaaaaaaaaaaaaatctgtggccCTCCATATCTTGTTGGGCTATACTTGCATTTTGCACCAAGAATCTTTGTTGGGGTAGGCAAACATGGAAACTTGCCCAGTAAATGAAGAGTAGAGTTTATTGCTGCAACTTGCTTAGATCAAGCCTTACATGTTTCATGCTGCACAGCACTTAATCACAATAAGCCTATGAGTGTCTTGTATTTACTTAAATGCTTAGGGGTTTCTGTGTGTGCCTATTCCCTATATGGATTTTTGATATACTACTCCTTGTTCTGGTCTGGGGGATCAGCATGTGGACCCCACATTGTTAACAGTGAGCTTCAACTTTATGCCAAGCAGTATTGTAATTGCAACTCAGAAACACCATAGGATTTTAGTTACCAGAGACCCAGGCGTACCattttttgcaaaatggcaaGATAATGGGGTGCAGCTTTCTTTACTGTTCTCCTAACATTGTTTCTTTCATGTGTATGGACTTTTATTTTAGCCAAGTcattattttaggattttttttttttttgtatgggcttatattttagccagtctgtgtgtagatgaaccgcacctctcaccctttccacaatgcttcctgccctggtggtgcagatctctctagacggtcggcactcgtcagtacaatgtagaagatttatgagaatagcacaacaccatgtatgttgcaggtggggagcttaccccttttatttaaagtgaccacctgtgcatcaacgtttcggggggattaaccctcccttcgtcaggacaAAGGGAGGGtaaaacccccccgaaacgttgaatattttAGCCAGGCCTTTTAATAACACTAAACTAATATGTTCTATTATAGGAATAGCTTGAATTATCTTTtcctaagaatttttttttccttctctagGGATACTACGACAACCCCAAAGTATGTGCTCTGTTTATTATGAAGGGAACAGCCGATGGTGAGTTCTGATTAACATCTtgtagaaaactttttttttggggggagggggttcaCAGGAAGATCACAATGTAAGATTAAATTCATGGATTTAAGATCTACTGTTAACAATTCAGattcaaaaacttttttgtatttaaagaagTGATCTTTGTTCAGGTGAAACCATGTCCTTTCAAAGAATAAGCCCATGGGAGGACAAACTTTTTTCCTACTCTTTTTTTCATACCCCTCTGTTCTGCACAAGTTCATTGAATAGAGCTTGTGCTGTACGTAtgttttttacaacttgtgttttttattatttattcggctaaacagggaaactaaagctactccatgtttggtccttgcgaggtagataattTTATTACCAGTTCATAGATAAAAATTAGTTATATATGCATGGTGGTTATCTGTGCTCTAATAAAGCcatagattttttgtgatttaaataaaaggcaaaaagtatgttcagccctTGTcctattcaaggcttttgtgtgAATAGGGggtacactgtccctttaagtaacaGAAATAGGCATAGGTGTTGGATTATGTTAGAAAGTTACAGAGAACTGGCAGCATATCAAAGCTAATACTGATATGTTTTGTAATGGACTGTGTCAGATATGTATGTTATACAGTTGTTCAGCCATTCATATTTTTGCCTATTTCTTAATCAGATGTCCCAATGCTGCAGCCTCACCCAGGTCTGGAGAagaaagaggaggaagaagaggaagaagaagaagaaggttcAACTAGCAAGAAACAGATCAACAAAAATCGTGTCCAGTCAGGTCCACGGACCCCTAACCCATATGCCTCTGACAACAGCAGCCTCATGTTTCCAATCCTGGTGGCCTTTGGAGTGTTTATCCCCACACTCTTCTGTCTGTGTCGGCTATAAGCAGCCTGCTGccagtttgtttttcatttttttttttctttttttaaagctttggttttccaataatttttgttttgtaatttatcaGAAAATTATCCTGTACATGGAGCAAGTCGCTCCCTGAACTTGTCATGGAGTACATATGGACTAGGAGCTGCAGTGCTTGACAAACTCAGTAATAGAATTGCACAGCCTTGAAAGGACTGTGGATCTGATGAAGTTAAAGTATAGCATCCATAATGCATACATCTGatgattaaaatgtaaaaagaaaataatcaacTACAAACTGCTGGAACAAGTCGTCCATATCCTAAAACAGGCTTGATATCCTGCGCAGCTGTCACTGCCTGATATCTAGGGTATTTATTTCTCTATGTGCTCAATTTCAATTCCTTCCGATCTCTGGACTTGTCAAtttgaaacctccagggctagaaGTAATTGATCTCCAATCTGATGTGTCCAAATGCTGTTTTCTGTACAGGGGGGTGTATCTAGTAACAACTGGAGTTTGTTGTTTTCCCAGTGAAGTTAATGGTGATTAGATAGTGACAGTAATAAATGCCTTCTTGCTATGCTCATAGCAGGGGAGCCTCTTCGCTGTATTAGAGATCTAATTCTGGTAGTTGcttatttacttttagtatgttgaatTAACTGAGAGCACAGTGACAAACTTAGTTGCCTTCtgcctagggttgtcacctggccggtattttaccagcctggccaataaatattatggctgatcccaatgttattaattcggaaaaaagatcaatatataggaaggccggtattattttccagaaaaggtggcaaccccacttCTCAGGCTGCAGTAAGAGCACACAGCCTGATTGTTCCCATGTTGCATTTAGTTGTGCTGTATTGCAGCCAGTACAAGGAATACATTTCTAATATTAAGCATTATGCAGTCCTAAAGTAAAGCTGGAGTAGCTTAAAATAGATCTGAATTAGTTTTTTTCATAACATACAGTTCAACAGCTTTTAAGAAAGGATCTAGTGCTCTGTTGTGTGGCAGGGATTGTTTCTTGAGCCTGAAACCATGCCATGCAGCTCTCCGTTCATATGTGCTTTATTGTCTAATAGATTGGAAAAAGGTTCAGCTGCtttggagtagggatgcaccgaatccactattttggattcggccgaacccccgaatcctttgcgaaagattcggccgaatatcgaaccgaatcctaatttgcatatgcagattagggtgggaaggggaaaacattttttacttccttgttttgtgacaaaaagtcacgtgatttcccttgccgcccctaatttgcagatgcaaattagaattcggttcggccgagcagaaggattcatacgaatccgaatcctgttgagaaaggcagaatcctggattcggtgcacccctacttTGGAGATAGTAATTTTCATGTCCACCAACATTTGCTATATGCTGCTGGCTTTCTCATggctagaacctgtatggagagTGCActtatttttcttgcttttttttattttctatctgtGCCTTTTGTTTAGTTTGCCTTTTTTTGGGTGTATGGAgcaggtactgtttttttttattggtaaattaagagaGCGCATCTGGTTCTTTAAGATTATTGATGTGTTAAGGACAGAAATAGACATTTTATAACTTGGATATCCCTTGTGTGTGAAACGGTATGGAGCAATACAGATTCAACAAGCCATCTAAGCCTAGCAATAGGAAACTTAAAATAGAGTGAAATAATGCTCAACAATATGGACTTACTGTTTCTAGTTCTAATTCTGCTGGCGGTGTAAGCCTACATTGTGTCGGTTGGCCTGCAGTCACTTTAACAGTATGTTGTCTTGAGGTTACTTCATCATCTTTACTCAACCACTCTTTTAAGAAGATATCATAATATTGTAAATCTAGACTTTGTcttcaaattatttaaacaaactgTCATGTGATCAGTCCATccacactcccccccccccctctgtaatttgaataactcctGTTTCTGTCCTGCAAAACCCCTACTGGAATGATTCATCCCTTCAGCCATGCTTGATCTCGATTCCACGCTCATATTCTTCAACCCTTTTAGCCCATAGTGGGTAGGTTATATTTTAGAGTGAAAAGGCTGCTTATTTACTCGGTACTCTGGCGTGCTTGAAACGCAGTGCTATGATTTCTggtaattccagtttttttcttttgcagtttaACTTGAATGTTTTTACGGTACCTTGTCCATTGTCTCCGCTGCAaatactgacccttgcctgacagCCACAGTAAACTCTGCATTTCTTTTGTAATTGCAGTGTGTGGTTTCGGTCAGCATTTAGGTGCCAGCTGAACCaactttactgtatatattgtctTCAAATGATTTGTTGGGTTATTTTAGCTTTgttgtttttagggatgcaccgaatccactattttggattcggcagaaccccccgaaagattaggccgaataccgaactcgaatcctaatttgcatatgcaaattaggggtgggaaggggaaaaaatgttacttccttgttttttgacaaaaagtcacgtgattttccttgCCCCCcctttcctgctgaaaaagaccgattcccgaaccgaatcctggattaggtgcatccctagttgtttttTGAAGAAGTAAGGCCACAGGCACTGTTCTGGACCTGTTCAATGCACTctcaaaaaattgttttgttgCCTTTTTAAATTTCCTAGATGTATGTTGGTTGACAAAAGTACAGTTTACACTGGTCATTCACTGTATGCCTGTATCTATGAGTGTACGTTTCATTGAGGAATGCGtaaagaaaatggcaaaatgtatCCCAGATATTAGGGAAGACACCAGTATACACTTAAGTGGCTACTACTATTTTCCACCTCTGTACAAGGCTCACTGGTGCATGCACAAATATTTTGAACATGCTTGGTCTCTCAGCATCTGCCTTACTCACTTTCAGTCATTTCCTTTGTGTGAGGTATATTTGGGTTTGTACTGCAGAAAAGTCACCCAACAATCTTAATTTCATTATTTCTATGTCTTAAGTTTGGTGTAAACTGTTCATATTTGGATAAGTGTCTCGAGTGCTTCTTGCTGTTTGTACTGCATACACAAAGAGAAGGTGTAACAGGTGGctctcgctttttttttttttctttctctcccttGGTCAATAAAAGCACCAAAAGCCAAAAGAATTCTCACCCTCCACTTTGTAccgttttcttttacttttttgtggCTTGATTTACTCATGTAATAATTGACctggaaataaaatatttctgccagtttataaaataaagagtttatattatacatttctgctCTGTGTAActaagtatatttttttctttttaagcccCTCCCTAGCACTTTCTTTTCTGCAGTTCTGCTCATTTTAAGCCGAATGGACAGAACAATGGAAGGTGGAGATGCACATGTATAGACACTCATACGCTATCCATCTGTTTGGTTCATGGGACAATGCTATCGGGTTGCCACTGtccacagaaacaaaaaaaaacattgactgtgccgcttttattttttcatgataatctttctattcagacccttatTATTTTGCTGCTGCTTGGTTTCTAGGATAATTGAGCCCTGGTATCCAGTTCACTAATTTCAAGCAAGAGAGCAGCACATAAAATACATAACTAattcaaaactacaaaaaaaaaactaactgtaCATTGTCTACTACAATCTcaactatactaaaagttaatagttAAACTAACacattaaaggggatttaaacctgaaaatacattttgactaACAAAAGAAAGTTTAATTTTGTGCAACATAATACGTAATTAAACAATTCtgtggttatttgtaaatgttttcaatACATAAGTAGATTGTACACCTACCAGTTATGACATGTTTAAATGCCACTCCCAGTATATTCACCTGTGGCGGTGAGCTAATAAAGACCCATATATACAGGcactataaacatttttattg from Xenopus laevis strain J_2021 chromosome 1S, Xenopus_laevis_v10.1, whole genome shotgun sequence harbors:
- the mlec.S gene encoding malectin-A precursor codes for the protein MLSIRTVLGPLATILLTVLGPFGAHGSGLADKVIWAVNAGGESHVDVHGIHYRKDPLEGRVGRASDYGMKLPILRSNPEDQVLYQTERYNEDSFGYDIPIKEEGEYVLVLKFAEVYFAQSQQKVFDVRVNGHTVVKDLDIFDRVGHSTAHDEIIPISIKKGKLSVQGEVSTFTGKLSVEFVKGYYDNPKVCALFIMKGTADDVPMLQPHPGLEKKEEEEEEEEEEGSTSKKQINKNRVQSGPRTPNPYASDNSSLMFPILVAFGVFIPTLFCLCRL
- the mlec.S gene encoding malectin-A isoform X1 — protein: MKLPILRSNPEDQVLYQTERYNEDSFGYDIPIKEEGEYVLVLKFAEVYFAQSQQKVFDVRVNGHTVVKDLDIFDRVGHSTAHDEIIPISIKKGKLSVQGEVSTFTGKLSVEFVKGYYDNPKVCALFIMKGTADDVPMLQPHPGLEKKEEEEEEEEEEGSTSKKQINKNRVQSGPRTPNPYASDNSSLMFPILVAFGVFIPTLFCLCRL